A section of the Ornithinimicrobium sufpigmenti genome encodes:
- a CDS encoding YifB family Mg chelatase-like AAA ATPase has protein sequence MGLARTHAVTLTGVEGHLVTVEAQGADGLPATVMTGLADKACKQAPDRVRPALANCGMPIPPARWTINLSPAGVPKTGSGLDLGIAVAMMAAQDHVPAAAVRGPAHIGEIGLAGEVRTVPGVLPMVVAAAADGVREVLVAADAAREAALVAGVTVHPVRHLGEVQEFYKARAAGVTYLLPPPPEVPARTVRRLDLSDVVGQATARAALEICAAGGHHLLLVGPPGAGKTMLAERLPGILPPLTEEQALAVTAIHSVLGVLPGGGELVTHPPFVAPHHSASTAAVIGGGSRAIHPGAVSRAHHGVLFLDEAPEFRRDVLDALRQPLESGEVVIARADRHVRLPARFQLILAANPCPCGSPGARCVCPPFRRRGYLSRLSGPLLDRVDLKLSVSAVTRADLTLPRGEPSEVVATRVLEARERQRERWTGTPYLLNSQVPGAVLRRGPWQLPAADRQPLDRAMDRGTLTLRGMDRALRVAWTIADLQALDRPRRAQVQLALDLRTPAEAKVA, from the coding sequence ATGGGGCTGGCCAGGACGCACGCCGTCACGCTCACCGGCGTCGAGGGGCACCTCGTGACGGTGGAGGCGCAGGGCGCCGACGGACTGCCGGCCACGGTCATGACCGGTCTGGCCGACAAGGCGTGCAAGCAGGCGCCCGACCGGGTCCGCCCGGCATTGGCCAACTGCGGCATGCCGATCCCGCCGGCCCGGTGGACCATCAACCTCTCGCCGGCCGGGGTGCCGAAGACCGGGTCCGGCCTGGACCTCGGCATCGCGGTGGCGATGATGGCCGCCCAGGACCACGTGCCGGCCGCCGCGGTCCGCGGCCCGGCGCACATCGGCGAGATCGGGCTGGCGGGGGAGGTGCGCACCGTCCCGGGCGTGCTGCCGATGGTGGTGGCCGCAGCGGCGGACGGCGTGCGCGAGGTGCTGGTCGCGGCCGACGCCGCTCGGGAGGCGGCGCTCGTCGCGGGGGTGACCGTGCACCCGGTCCGTCACCTGGGTGAGGTGCAGGAGTTCTACAAGGCCAGGGCCGCTGGGGTCACCTACCTGCTGCCACCGCCGCCTGAGGTGCCTGCCCGCACCGTGCGCCGGCTCGACCTCTCCGACGTGGTCGGGCAGGCGACGGCCAGGGCGGCGCTGGAGATCTGCGCCGCTGGTGGCCACCACCTGCTGCTGGTCGGCCCACCCGGGGCGGGCAAGACCATGCTGGCCGAGCGGCTGCCCGGGATCCTGCCTCCCCTGACCGAGGAGCAGGCGCTCGCGGTCACCGCGATCCACTCGGTCCTGGGAGTGCTCCCAGGCGGCGGAGAGCTCGTCACGCACCCCCCGTTCGTGGCGCCGCACCACAGCGCGTCGACCGCGGCGGTCATCGGTGGGGGATCCCGGGCCATCCACCCCGGCGCGGTCTCGCGGGCGCACCACGGGGTGCTCTTCCTCGACGAGGCGCCGGAGTTCCGCCGCGACGTCCTCGACGCCCTGAGGCAGCCGCTGGAGTCGGGAGAGGTGGTCATCGCCCGCGCCGACCGGCACGTGCGCCTGCCTGCCCGCTTCCAGCTCATCCTGGCCGCCAACCCCTGCCCGTGCGGGAGCCCGGGCGCCCGGTGCGTGTGCCCGCCGTTCCGGCGCCGCGGCTATCTGTCCCGGCTCTCCGGGCCCCTGCTGGACCGGGTCGACCTGAAGCTGTCGGTCAGCGCCGTCACCAGGGCCGACCTGACCCTGCCCCGCGGCGAGCCCAGCGAGGTGGTCGCGACCAGGGTGCTGGAGGCCAGGGAGCGCCAGCGTGAGCGCTGGACCGGCACGCCGTACCTGCTCAACAGCCAGGTCCCCGGGGCGGTGCTCCGTCGCGGTCCCTGGCAGCTGCCGGCGGCCGACCGCCAGCCGCTGGACCGGGCCATGGACCGCGGCACCCTCACCCTGCGCGGGATGGACCGGGCTCTGCGGGTCGCGTGGACGATCGCCGACCTCCAGGCCCTGGACCGGCCGCGCCGCGCGCAGGTGCAGCTGGCCCTCGACCTGCGCACCCCGGCGGAGGCGAAGGTCGCATGA
- the serB gene encoding phosphoserine phosphatase SerB, with amino-acid sequence MLTLTVLAAPDRADLTAAAVHELGRQWTLGEDRWLAPGVAYEADLHGMPEDRWEVWEHWQDRGFDLVIQPAEGRRKRVLLADMDSTMIEQECIDELAAHAGVGDHVAEITARAMNGELDFAAALRARVALLAGLPTSVVDTVLTERVTLTPGGPELIATMREHGAHTALVSGGFTHFTSPVATRLGFDEHRANTLAVEDEHFTGTVLEPVFGSAAKVAALREITAGLGLTPLGAIAVGDGANDLDMLTLAGTGVALHAKPAVAARSEVRVNHGDLTAVLYLQGYAAQEFVHP; translated from the coding sequence GTGCTTACCCTCACCGTGCTCGCGGCTCCTGACCGGGCGGACCTGACAGCGGCCGCGGTTCACGAGCTGGGCCGGCAGTGGACGCTCGGCGAGGACCGCTGGCTGGCCCCCGGGGTGGCCTACGAGGCGGACCTGCACGGCATGCCGGAGGATCGGTGGGAGGTCTGGGAGCACTGGCAGGACCGCGGGTTCGACCTCGTCATCCAACCCGCTGAGGGTCGGCGCAAGCGGGTCCTCCTCGCGGACATGGACTCGACGATGATCGAGCAGGAGTGCATCGACGAGCTGGCCGCGCACGCCGGCGTGGGCGACCACGTCGCCGAGATCACGGCGCGGGCCATGAACGGCGAGCTCGACTTCGCCGCGGCGCTGCGGGCCCGGGTCGCGCTCCTCGCGGGCCTGCCGACATCGGTGGTCGACACGGTGCTGACCGAGCGGGTGACGCTCACGCCCGGCGGCCCCGAGCTGATCGCCACCATGCGGGAGCACGGGGCCCACACTGCGCTCGTCTCCGGGGGCTTCACCCACTTCACCTCCCCGGTCGCCACGCGGCTGGGCTTCGACGAGCACCGCGCCAACACCCTGGCCGTGGAGGACGAGCACTTCACCGGCACCGTCCTCGAGCCGGTCTTCGGCAGCGCGGCGAAGGTGGCCGCGCTGCGGGAGATCACCGCCGGGCTGGGGCTGACCCCCCTGGGCGCCATCGCGGTGGGTGACGGCGCCAACGATCTCGACATGCTCACCCTGGCCGGCACCGGCGTTGCGCTGCACGCCAAGCCGGCGGTCGCTGCGCGGTCCGAGGTGCGGGTCAACCACGGTGACCTCACCGCGGTGCTCTACCTGCAGGGGTATGCGGCGCAGGAGTTCGTGCACCCCTGA
- a CDS encoding DUF2469 domain-containing protein, with protein MSAEDLERYETDMELALYREYRDVVGLFSHVVETERRFYLANEVDVQVRTGGGETWFEVTMADAWVWDVYRPARFIKKARVITFKDVNVEELAKSDLQIPDGGSPFGK; from the coding sequence ATGAGCGCCGAGGACCTGGAGCGCTACGAGACCGACATGGAGCTGGCGCTCTACCGGGAGTACCGCGACGTCGTCGGTCTGTTCAGCCACGTGGTCGAGACCGAGCGGCGCTTCTACCTGGCCAACGAGGTCGACGTCCAGGTGCGGACCGGGGGCGGCGAGACGTGGTTCGAGGTGACGATGGCCGACGCCTGGGTCTGGGACGTGTACCGCCCCGCGCGGTTCATCAAGAAGGCCCGGGTCATCACCTTCAAGGACGTCAACGTCGAGGAGCTGGCCAAGAGCGACCTGCAGATCCCGGACGGCGGGAGCCCCTTCGGCAAGTGA
- a CDS encoding ribonuclease HII, with protein sequence MTTTSRTASATRTPAPRRADGPRRPSLRVERTLQREGYAVLVGMDEVGRGALAGPVSVGVVAIDAECRSAPQGVKDSKLLTPAARERLVPRIHRWCLGHGVGHAWPEEIDAIGIMAALRLAGERALAQLEGIMPDLVLLDGNHDWLTDPHRVGLLGLVDETPPLPPVRTMIKADLRCSSVAAASVLAKVARDTLMVQAAGEERHTPYRWEQNKGYAAAEHLDALRELGPSDWHRRSWRLTGPPHIDDEGSAG encoded by the coding sequence GTGACCACCACCAGCCGCACCGCAAGTGCCACCCGCACCCCGGCGCCACGCCGCGCCGACGGCCCCCGCCGGCCCAGCCTGCGGGTCGAGCGGACGCTGCAGCGCGAGGGGTATGCCGTGCTCGTGGGCATGGACGAGGTCGGTCGGGGGGCGCTGGCCGGGCCGGTGTCGGTCGGCGTGGTGGCCATCGACGCCGAGTGCCGCAGTGCGCCGCAGGGGGTCAAGGACTCCAAGCTGCTCACGCCCGCGGCCAGGGAGCGGCTCGTGCCACGGATCCACCGCTGGTGCCTGGGCCACGGCGTGGGGCACGCCTGGCCCGAGGAGATCGACGCGATCGGCATCATGGCCGCGCTGCGCCTGGCGGGGGAGCGTGCCCTGGCCCAGCTGGAGGGGATCATGCCCGACCTGGTGCTGCTCGACGGCAACCACGACTGGCTCACCGACCCGCACCGGGTCGGGCTGCTCGGGCTCGTGGACGAGACACCCCCTCTCCCGCCCGTGCGGACCATGATCAAGGCCGACCTGCGTTGCTCCTCGGTCGCCGCAGCCTCGGTGCTGGCCAAGGTCGCCCGCGACACGCTCATGGTGCAGGCTGCCGGAGAGGAACGGCATACCCCCTATCGGTGGGAGCAGAACAAGGGGTATGCCGCGGCGGAGCACCTGGACGCGTTGCGCGAGCTGGGCCCCAGCGACTGGCACCGGCGCAGCTGGCGGCTGACGGGACCGCCGCACATCGATGACGAAGGGAGCGCAGGATGA
- a CDS encoding YraN family protein — MGGPGMPWARARAVGDHGEELACAHLQGLGWQVVARNWRCPQGELDVVADEDGLLVFCEVKTRRSTRFGSPLEAVDEQKARRLRRLAWAWLAEHGRRGEAFRIDVVGVLCPAGAPAQIQHLQGVA, encoded by the coding sequence ATGGGCGGACCGGGGATGCCGTGGGCGCGAGCCAGGGCGGTGGGCGACCACGGGGAGGAGCTGGCCTGCGCGCACCTGCAGGGCCTGGGCTGGCAGGTGGTGGCGCGCAACTGGCGGTGCCCCCAGGGTGAGCTGGACGTGGTCGCCGACGAAGATGGGCTGCTGGTCTTCTGCGAGGTCAAGACCCGTAGGTCGACCCGGTTCGGCAGCCCGCTCGAGGCGGTGGACGAGCAGAAGGCGCGCCGCTTGCGCCGACTGGCGTGGGCGTGGCTCGCCGAGCACGGACGCAGGGGCGAAGCCTTCCGGATCGATGTCGTCGGCGTGCTCTGCCCCGCCGGCGCGCCGGCGCAGATCCAGCACCTGCAGGGTGTGGCCTGA
- the lepB gene encoding signal peptidase I, with the protein MSDRTREDPTGGGEVPDEGAHAGEEPATRRERRRGGGFWHGLRELAVIAVTALLISFLIKTFVMQAFWIPSGSMEDTLVYGDRVMVSKIQAGPMSVERGDIVVFEDPGGWLPAVQRPDRGPLMDAVFSGLEFVGIVPSSQGNHLIKRIVGMPGDTVVCCDDEDRLSVNGQPLDESDYLYPGDAPSTVPFEITVPEDHVWLLGDHRSNSRDSRANDDGTGSEGSVPTDNIVGKAFVLIYPFSNFTWFSTPDTYASVPETTTP; encoded by the coding sequence GTGAGCGACCGGACCCGCGAGGACCCCACCGGCGGCGGCGAGGTGCCCGACGAGGGTGCGCACGCCGGGGAGGAGCCGGCGACGCGGCGAGAGCGGCGTCGTGGGGGCGGCTTCTGGCACGGTCTGCGTGAGCTGGCCGTGATCGCGGTGACCGCGCTGCTGATCTCCTTCCTCATCAAGACCTTCGTCATGCAGGCCTTCTGGATCCCCTCCGGCAGCATGGAGGACACGCTGGTCTACGGCGACCGGGTCATGGTGAGCAAGATCCAGGCCGGCCCCATGTCGGTCGAGCGCGGCGACATCGTCGTCTTCGAGGACCCGGGCGGCTGGCTGCCCGCCGTGCAGCGTCCGGACCGGGGACCGCTGATGGACGCCGTCTTCTCCGGGCTGGAGTTCGTCGGCATCGTGCCGTCCTCGCAGGGCAACCACCTGATCAAGCGGATCGTCGGGATGCCGGGTGACACCGTGGTGTGCTGCGACGACGAGGACCGCCTCAGCGTCAACGGGCAGCCGCTGGACGAGAGCGACTACCTCTACCCCGGGGACGCCCCCAGCACGGTGCCCTTCGAGATCACCGTGCCGGAGGACCACGTGTGGCTGCTCGGCGACCACCGCTCGAACTCGCGCGACTCCCGGGCCAACGACGACGGCACCGGCAGCGAGGGCTCGGTGCCCACGGACAACATCGTGGGCAAGGCGTTCGTGCTCATCTACCCGTTCAGCAACTTCACCTGGTTCAGCACGCCCGACACCTACGCCAGCGTCCCGGAGACCACGACACCGTGA
- the rplS gene encoding 50S ribosomal protein L19, translated as MHKLDELDAASLRTDIPDFRAGDTVDVHVKVIEGTRSRIQIFKGVVIRRHGGGIGETYTVRKVSFGVGVERTFPLHSPNVEKIEVVSRGVVRRAKLYYLRDLRGKAAKIRERRDSTPSAKAASAAKSAPAAAATEGTPQDA; from the coding sequence ATGCACAAGCTCGACGAGCTCGACGCAGCCAGCCTGCGGACCGACATCCCGGACTTCCGTGCGGGTGACACCGTCGACGTCCACGTGAAGGTCATCGAGGGCACCCGCTCGCGTATCCAGATCTTCAAGGGTGTCGTCATCCGCCGCCACGGAGGCGGGATCGGCGAGACCTACACCGTCCGCAAGGTCTCCTTCGGCGTCGGCGTGGAGCGCACCTTCCCGCTGCACTCCCCGAACGTGGAGAAGATCGAGGTCGTCTCCCGCGGTGTCGTCCGGCGCGCCAAGCTGTACTACCTGCGCGACCTGCGCGGCAAGGCCGCCAAGATCCGCGAGCGTCGCGACAGCACCCCCTCGGCCAAGGCTGCTTCCGCCGCGAAGTCCGCTCCCGCCGCAGCGGCCACCGAGGGCACCCCGCAGGACGCCTGA